The sequence CTGACGCTGCGGCGCGGCCGATTTCAGCTTGACACCGTCAAACCATAAATGGAATAAAAATTCCATATGATGCGTTTTGGAATGCGTCATTCTGATTTTTCCGGAGGGCGCGCGGGAGGCGCGGACAGCCGGGAAACGCCTCGTGCGAGGCCGGCGACCGGTCGGCGGGCGGGAGCGGAAGAGGTCAGGAGCCCCGCATGCGGGGCAATGGGAGGAAGACACATGAAACGTTTCGTCGCTCGTCTGCTGACGGCTGCCGCCGTCGTCGGTCTGGCAGCCTCTGCCGGCACTGCGCCGGCAACGGCGCAGGATATCAACATTATCGTGGTTAGCCACGGCCAGGCGTCCGATCCGTTCTGGTCGGTGGTCAAGAACGGCGTCGCCAAGGCCGGCGAGGACATGGGCGTCACGGTCGATTACCGCGCGCCGGAGACCTTCGACATGGTAGCGATGGCGCAGCTCATCGATGCCGCCGTCAACCAGGAGCCGGCCGGGCTGATCGTCTCGATCCCCGACGGCGATGCGCTCGGCGATTCGATCCGCAAGGCGGTCTCCGCCGGCATTCCGGTCATCTCGATGAATTCCGGCTCCGACGTGTCGGCCTCGCTCGGCGCGGCGCTCCATGTCGGCCAGGAAGAGTATGACGCGGGCAAGAAGGCCGGCGAGGCGCTGGCCGAGATGGGCGGCAAGAAGGGCCTTTGCGTCAACCACGAGGTCGGCAACGTCTCGCTCGACCAGCGTTGCCAGGGCTTTGCCGACGGCTTCGGCGGCTCGGTCTCCGTGCTGCCGACCACCAACGACCCGGCCGAGATCCTGGCCAAGGTGAAGGCCGCCCTCGCCTCCGACGGCGATGTCGACACGGTGATCGCGCTCAGCGCCTCGCTCGGCGGCGAGCCCAGCCTGCAGGCGGTCAAGGACAGCGGCATGCTGGAGCAGGTCAAGGTCGCCACCTTCGACATGTCGGCGAACTTCCTGCAGGCGGTTGCCGATGGCGAGGCCGCCTTCGCCATCGACCAGCAGCAGTTCCTGCAGGGCTACCTGCCGGTGGTGTTCCTGGCCAACCATGCCCGCTTCGGCCTGATGCCGGGCGGCAATGTCGCCTCGGGCCCGAACCTGATCACCAAGGAAAAGGCCGGCCAGGTCGTCGAACTGTCCGCCCAGGGCATTCGTTGATCCGGCGCTGATCCGGCATTCGCCGACGCAAGACCTTGCCGGTTCGCCCGGTGGGGCGCGGCCACCCGGCTGCGCCCTGCCCGGCCCGGCTGCGGCTTTCGATATCCGGCATCTTGAGGACAGGTTCGATGAGTGAAGCACAGGCGACCGCCCCTTCCGGCAACACCGGGGGCGAGAGCGCGGACGAGCGGCTGAGAAAGACGGGTCTGGCGACCAGGCTGTTGCGCCGGCCGGAGCTCGGCGCGCTGGCGGGGCTCGTTCTGGTCACCCTCTTCTTCGTCACGGTGGCCAATCCGGCGATGTTCTCGCTCGCCGGCGTCATGAACTTCATGGCCCCCGCCGCCCAGCTCGGCATTCTCGCCATCGGCGCGGCGCTGCTGATGGTCGGCGGCGAGTTCGACCTGTCGGTCGGCTCGATGGTCGCCTTTGCCGGCCTTGCCTTCGGTACGGTGCTGGTGGTGTGGGACATGCCGCTCATCGTCGCCATTGCCGCGACGCTGGCCTTTGCCGCCGGCATCGGCGCGATCAACGGCCAGATCGTGCTGCGCACCGGTCTGCCCTCCTTCATCGTCACGCTGGCCTTCCTGTTCATCCTGCGTGGCCTCACCCTGGTCGGGCTGAAATGGGCGACCGGCGGGTCCACCCAGCTGCGCGGCGTCAAGGAGGTGGCCGGCGACGGGCCGGTGCTGCAGCTGTTCTCGGGCGATGCCTTCGAGGGCCTGTTCGCCTGGCTCGCCGCCAACGACTACATCGAGACCTTCCGAAACGGCACGCCCAAGGTCACCGGCGTTCCGGTCGAGATCCTGTGGTTCGCGGTCATCGCGCTCGTGGCCACCTGGGTGCTGCTGCGCACCCGCTTCGGCAACTGGATCTTCGCCGCCGGCGGCGATGCGGCTGCCGCGCGCAATTCCGGCGTTCCGGTCACGCGGGTCAAGACCATCCTTTTCATGGTGACCGCCATGTGCGCGGCGCTGGTCGCCATCCTCACCGTGCTTGATGCCGGCTCCACCGATGCCCGCCGCGGCTTCCAGAAGGAGTTCGAGGCGATCATCGCGGCGGTGATCGGCGGCTGCCTGCTGACCGGCGGCTACGGCTCGGCCATCGGCGCCTTCTTCGGCGCCATCATCTTCGGCATGGTGCTGATCGGGCTCACCTATACCGACATCGACCAGGACTGGTACCTGGTGTTCCTCGGCGGGATGCTGCTGATCGCGGTGCTGTTCAACAATTACATCCGCAAGCGGGCGACGGGGGAGCGCTGACCATGGCCGCGACAGCTCTTGCACATTCGGACCCGGCACCGTCCGTTCCGCTGATCGAGGTGCGCGACCTCGTCAAGCATTTCGGCTCGGTCATCGCGCTCGGCGGCATCTCGATGAAGGTGCATGCAGGCGAGGTTCTGTGCCTGCTCGGCGACAACGGCGCCGGCAAGTCGACGCTGATCAAGACGCTCTCGGGCGTGCATCGGCCGACGGCGGGCACCTTCCTCGTCAGTGGCCGGGAAGTCGCCTTCGACAGCCCGCGCGACGCGCTCGATGCCGGCATCGCCACCGTCTACCAGGACCTGGCGATGATCCCGCTGATGTCGATCACCCGCAATTTCTTCATGGGCCGCGAGCCGCTCAAGGGCGTCTGGCCGTTCCGGCACATGGACATGGTCCATGCCGACACGGTGACGCGCGAGGAGATGCGGCGCATCGGCATCGACGTGCGCGACCCGCAGCAGGCGGTCGGCACCTTGTCGGGCGGCGAGCGGCAATGCGTGGCGATCGCCCGGGCGGTCTATTTCGGCGCCAAGGTGCTGATCCTCGACGAGCCGACCTCCGCGCTCGGCGTCGCCCAGACCTCGATGGTGCTGAAATACATCAATCAGGTGCGGGCCAAGGGGCTCGGCGTCATCTTCATCACCCACAATGTCCGCCATGCCCATGCGGTCGGCGACCGCTTCACCGTGCTCAACCGCGGGCGCACGCTCGGCACCCACACGCGCGGCGAGATCACCATCGACGAGCTGCAGAACCTGATGGCCGGCGGCAAGGAGCTGCAGGACCTCGGCGCCGATCTCGGCGGCACGGTCTGACGGAAGGGAGTGGCACGGCCTCCCATCCCCTCTGCCGTCACCCCGGCCAAGCGAAGCGCGAGCCGGGGCCCATTGGTTGCCAGAGCGGCTGCGTCCCTTGCTCCGCCTTCGCCGTTGTCATCCCGCGCCGCCCTCTCCTTTCGTCATCCCGGCCGCAGAGCCGGGATCGGAGAGCCGAGGGCCCATCGACGGCATTCCGGCACGACCCCGCGACCACCGTGCCTCTCCGGTTCCGGGTCGCGCTTCGCTTGCCCGGAATGACGCCAGGAGAGGCATTCCACCTCACACCCGCCGAGGGTGCCAATGGCTCCCGGCTCTCCAGCTTTGCCTGCGGCCGGGATGACGGCCTGCGAGAGTGGCACGGCCTCCCATCCCCTCTGCCGTCACCCCGGCCAAGCGAAGCGCGCGCCGGGGCCTATTGGGTGCAAGAGCGGTTGCGTCTCTTGCACCGCCTTCGCCCCTCGTCGTCAACTCGGCAAGGAATGCACGTCGTCCGCCCCACCCACAGGATGTCATCCCGGTTTCGGCGAAGCCGAAGACCGGGATCCAGTAACCCGAGCGGTTCGAGACAGACCTCGGCATTGCCGCCGGAACTTTAGCGGCTTCTGCCTTCGCGCCACCATCCACCCCGGCGGATACTGGATACCTGCCTTCGCAGGTATGACAGCCGTTGAGATGGCGCTTCCCTCCGCCCCACGCCGACCGCAGTCAGCCGACCGAGCGCCCAAAACAAAAACGCCGGCCACGAAGGCCGGCGTTCTTTCAATTCGTTACGGCAGGATCTTCACCTGCTGCATGAAGCAATGTCAGCCTTCCGGCGTCCAGGCCTGGTAGTCGCCCGAAACCTTCGGCCGGCTCTCCGCCGTCAGGATCGAGCCCTTCGGACGGTAGGCCTCATGCGAGCCGGTGCGGTTTCCGTGATGCGGCGCCTCCCAGGCACGGGCCGTGTAGTCGGCCTCGGTCGGCGGCGTGTCAGTGCGGTGGTGCATCCAGCCGTGCCAGCCGGGAGGAATCATCGAGGCCTCGGCCAGGCCGTTGTAGATCACCCAGCGGCGGTTGCCGCCGCGCTCGCGATAGTAGGCGTTGCCGAACTCGTCCTTGCCGACGAACTCGCCCTTGCGCCAGGTAAAGAAGCGCGTACCCCAGGTCGCGCTGTTCCACCAGGTGAAGAATTGCAGCAGCGTTTTCATCGAAGGCGGCGTCCCGGTTTGTCTGTCTGGCTTTCGCATAGCGCACCCTCGCCCGTTTCGCAATGCGGCGGCGCGTCCCGGGAAAGGGTTTCCTGCGCCCAAGGGCCCGGGCAGGCAGCTCAGGCGGCCGGCTGGGACCGCTTCGGGCGCACCGTAGCGAAGCCGTTGCGCGGCTTGGAGCCGGTGTCGCTCGTCTCCGCTGCCTGCACCGGCGCGGCAAGGTCCCGCCGAGGGCCGGACTTCGGCGCGACGATCTCGCGCTCGATGCCGATCTGCTGCCACTTGCGCGCCTTCTCGTCGAGCGTGTCGGCAACGCCTTCGATGACATAGCGCCCGCTGTCGCTCATCACCAGCTGGCGGTCGTCGCGCAGCGTCCACATCAGCCGGTCGTACAGGCCGGAGGGCGACAGCGGCTTGGCCACCACATGTTGCGCCCCGTCGCGCAGCACCCGGTCGATCAGCGTCCGCGTGCCATGGGCGGTGCACACCACCACCGGCAGGAAGCACAGCGGCGCCATCTTGCGCTGACGCAGCGTGCGCAGCAGCGCCAGGCCGCTCATCGGTTTCATCAGCCAGTCGGTGATCACGAAATTGGGCGGGTCGAGCCGCATCATCTCCAGCGCCGCTTCCGCAGTGTCGAAGGTGCGTACCCGGCGCACGCGGAACGAAAGCAGGGTCGAGCGCAGGATCGCCTGCATCGGCTTCGAATCGTCGACGACCACGACATCCAGGTCGTCCATATCCAGTCCGTATGCGTAGTGCCGCGTCATCCGGGCCAAAGCCGTCATCCTTCTCTCGCAGGATGCCAGTGAACC comes from Stappia sp. 28M-7 and encodes:
- a CDS encoding sugar ABC transporter substrate-binding protein; translated protein: MKRFVARLLTAAAVVGLAASAGTAPATAQDINIIVVSHGQASDPFWSVVKNGVAKAGEDMGVTVDYRAPETFDMVAMAQLIDAAVNQEPAGLIVSIPDGDALGDSIRKAVSAGIPVISMNSGSDVSASLGAALHVGQEEYDAGKKAGEALAEMGGKKGLCVNHEVGNVSLDQRCQGFADGFGGSVSVLPTTNDPAEILAKVKAALASDGDVDTVIALSASLGGEPSLQAVKDSGMLEQVKVATFDMSANFLQAVADGEAAFAIDQQQFLQGYLPVVFLANHARFGLMPGGNVASGPNLITKEKAGQVVELSAQGIR
- a CDS encoding ABC transporter permease, coding for MSEAQATAPSGNTGGESADERLRKTGLATRLLRRPELGALAGLVLVTLFFVTVANPAMFSLAGVMNFMAPAAQLGILAIGAALLMVGGEFDLSVGSMVAFAGLAFGTVLVVWDMPLIVAIAATLAFAAGIGAINGQIVLRTGLPSFIVTLAFLFILRGLTLVGLKWATGGSTQLRGVKEVAGDGPVLQLFSGDAFEGLFAWLAANDYIETFRNGTPKVTGVPVEILWFAVIALVATWVLLRTRFGNWIFAAGGDAAAARNSGVPVTRVKTILFMVTAMCAALVAILTVLDAGSTDARRGFQKEFEAIIAAVIGGCLLTGGYGSAIGAFFGAIIFGMVLIGLTYTDIDQDWYLVFLGGMLLIAVLFNNYIRKRATGER
- a CDS encoding ATP-binding cassette domain-containing protein encodes the protein MAATALAHSDPAPSVPLIEVRDLVKHFGSVIALGGISMKVHAGEVLCLLGDNGAGKSTLIKTLSGVHRPTAGTFLVSGREVAFDSPRDALDAGIATVYQDLAMIPLMSITRNFFMGREPLKGVWPFRHMDMVHADTVTREEMRRIGIDVRDPQQAVGTLSGGERQCVAIARAVYFGAKVLILDEPTSALGVAQTSMVLKYINQVRAKGLGVIFITHNVRHAHAVGDRFTVLNRGRTLGTHTRGEITIDELQNLMAGGKELQDLGADLGGTV
- a CDS encoding NADH:ubiquinone oxidoreductase subunit NDUFA12; this translates as MKTLLQFFTWWNSATWGTRFFTWRKGEFVGKDEFGNAYYRERGGNRRWVIYNGLAEASMIPPGWHGWMHHRTDTPPTEADYTARAWEAPHHGNRTGSHEAYRPKGSILTAESRPKVSGDYQAWTPEG
- a CDS encoding response regulator, translated to MDDLDVVVVDDSKPMQAILRSTLLSFRVRRVRTFDTAEAALEMMRLDPPNFVITDWLMKPMSGLALLRTLRQRKMAPLCFLPVVVCTAHGTRTLIDRVLRDGAQHVVAKPLSPSGLYDRLMWTLRDDRQLVMSDSGRYVIEGVADTLDEKARKWQQIGIEREIVAPKSGPRRDLAAPVQAAETSDTGSKPRNGFATVRPKRSQPAA